In Armatimonadota bacterium, the following are encoded in one genomic region:
- a CDS encoding four helix bundle protein → MEAADMKRRTKLFALGVIKTVQGLPRTAEMGVISKQLIRCGTSVGANYRSACLARSKADFAAKLGVVAEEADESLYWMELLIEGGVCRHENLHFLMQEARELTSIMIASIKTARATQPKY, encoded by the coding sequence ATGGAAGCCGCTGACATGAAACGACGCACGAAGTTATTTGCCCTGGGTGTCATCAAGACTGTTCAGGGTCTACCGCGCACTGCGGAGATGGGCGTTATCAGTAAACAGTTGATACGCTGTGGGACATCTGTAGGCGCGAACTATCGCAGCGCGTGTCTTGCGAGGTCGAAGGCGGATTTCGCGGCCAAGCTGGGCGTGGTAGCCGAAGAGGCTGATGAATCCTTGTATTGGATGGAGTTGTTGATCGAGGGTGGGGTATGCAGGCACGAGAACCTGCACTTTCTGATGCAGGAGGCGAGAGAGCTTACCTCAATAATGATTGCATCGATCAAAACAGCTCGCGCCACTCAGCCCAAATACTAA
- the gatA gene encoding Asp-tRNA(Asn)/Glu-tRNA(Gln) amidotransferase subunit GatA — MADKLYELTAHEIAGLIASKQISAVEAAESCIERINSVEDRVKSYVTTTAELTLEQARAVDDAISRGDKLGPLAGVPGAIKDNMSTRGILTTCSSKILYNYKPVYNATVVDRLAQAGVTTLGKTNLDEFAMGSSTENSGFFVTHNPWDLNRVPGGSSGGSAAAVAADECAFALGSDTGGSIRQPASFCGVVGMKPTYGRVSRYGLVAFASSLDQIGPLTKDVTDCALVLNAISGKDVCDSTSLDVETPDFTKSLVEDVKGLKIGVPKEFFGKGTDPDVEKAIRDAVELLDGLGAEHKEASMPSVAYGLPVYYIIAPAECSSNLARFDGVRYGLRSKKSKDTISLFQQTREEGFGPEVKQRIMIGTYALSAGYYDAYYLKAQKVRTLLRQDFEKAFEEFDVLITPTSPQVAFGIGELADDPFAMKLADVCTIPVNLAGIPAISIPCGFKDGMPIGMQIMGKGLDEETLLRVAYTFECNTDYHRKKPLI; from the coding sequence ATGGCGGATAAACTTTACGAACTGACTGCGCACGAGATTGCCGGCCTGATCGCGAGCAAACAGATCAGCGCCGTTGAGGCAGCCGAGAGCTGTATTGAGAGAATAAACAGTGTAGAAGACCGGGTGAAGTCATACGTCACCACAACTGCCGAGCTTACTCTTGAGCAGGCCAGAGCAGTTGATGATGCGATTTCTCGCGGTGATAAGCTTGGTCCGCTGGCAGGCGTCCCCGGCGCGATTAAAGACAACATGAGCACTCGTGGAATCCTCACGACTTGCTCTTCAAAGATTTTATATAACTACAAGCCGGTCTACAACGCCACCGTGGTGGATCGCCTGGCCCAAGCAGGCGTCACTACACTGGGCAAGACCAACCTCGATGAGTTCGCAATGGGTTCTTCGACCGAGAACTCGGGCTTTTTTGTAACCCATAACCCATGGGATTTGAACAGGGTTCCCGGCGGCTCCAGTGGAGGGTCTGCTGCGGCTGTCGCGGCTGACGAATGCGCCTTCGCTCTCGGCTCGGATACCGGCGGCTCTATCAGGCAGCCCGCATCGTTCTGCGGAGTGGTAGGTATGAAGCCGACATATGGCCGCGTCTCACGATACGGGTTGGTCGCTTTCGCGTCCTCACTGGACCAGATCGGCCCGCTCACCAAGGATGTGACGGACTGTGCCCTGGTGCTGAACGCGATATCTGGCAAGGATGTCTGTGACTCCACCTCGCTCGACGTGGAGACTCCCGATTTCACCAAGTCGCTTGTGGAGGATGTCAAGGGTCTCAAAATAGGCGTTCCTAAGGAATTCTTTGGTAAAGGGACAGACCCCGATGTCGAGAAGGCGATTCGCGATGCTGTTGAGTTGCTAGACGGCCTTGGAGCAGAGCACAAAGAGGCCAGTATGCCCAGCGTGGCATATGGCCTGCCGGTCTACTATATAATTGCTCCCGCCGAGTGTTCATCCAACCTCGCCAGGTTCGACGGCGTGCGCTACGGCCTGAGAAGCAAGAAATCCAAAGACACCATCTCATTGTTCCAGCAGACCCGCGAAGAGGGTTTTGGCCCCGAGGTCAAGCAGAGAATAATGATCGGGACTTATGCCCTATCGGCAGGATATTACGATGCGTATTATCTGAAAGCGCAAAAGGTGCGCACGCTGTTGAGGCAGGATTTCGAGAAGGCCTTTGAGGAGTTCGATGTGCTGATCACACCTACGTCGCCTCAAGTCGCATTCGGGATAGGTGAACTGGCAGATGATCCGTTTGCTATGAAACTTGCTGATGTATGCACTATACCGGTGAACCTCGCGGGCATTCCCGCAATCTCAATACCATGCGGCTTTAAGGATGGAATGCCGATCGGTATGCAGATAATGGGTAAGGGTTTGGACGAAGAGACGCTTCTGCGCGTTGCGTATACATTCGAGTGTAATACGGATTATCATCGAAAGAAACCTTTGATTTGA
- the gatC gene encoding Asp-tRNA(Asn)/Glu-tRNA(Gln) amidotransferase subunit GatC, with the protein MQLTKKDIESVAYLSRLELSEEEKDKLTGHINRLLDNFQTLQEINTDDVEPTSHVIPVSNVFRKDEVKPSLPVQDVVSNGPKVAENCFVVPRVVET; encoded by the coding sequence TTGCAACTCACGAAAAAAGATATTGAGAGTGTCGCTTATCTCTCCCGGTTGGAGCTTTCGGAAGAAGAAAAGGACAAGCTCACAGGGCATATAAACCGCCTGTTGGACAACTTCCAGACACTGCAGGAAATAAACACCGATGATGTCGAACCCACCTCGCATGTCATTCCAGTCTCAAATGTTTTCCGAAAGGATGAGGTAAAGCCCTCGCTTCCGGTGCAGGACGTGGTATCGAACGGACCAAAAGTGGCGGAGAACTGCTTTGTGGTGCCGAGAGTGGTGGAGACATAA